The DNA region AGCCTTTCAGACACAATCCCTGATATTACAATACATTGTATGGCTTAACTGCATGCTTCTTGAGCACATAAGATATAGAGTTGAAAAACACACTTTTGTTATGAAAGTTAACAGTTCTAGTCAGTATCTACTACTGGTATTGGTGTTAAAGACATACAGTGTTCAGGTACTGTAGTCATTGTAAACAATTGAATGTTTTGTTTCCAGTGCCTCTCCTGTGAATCATAATTCTTTAGGCATGCTTCAGTTGCATCTGCATACaactaaaaaaatgaaaataaaacaaacaaaaaagctaACAAATCTCCACAAAAGAGCTTCATTCATTGACTGAATACTGTGACTGGTGTTCTTTGAAGCGCTTTGTCACTTACTGTACATGTTGAGCTACCTTTTGTTTGCCAGCTCAGTTTCGGCTCCGAATTTGATTGTGATCATTTTACTAGGTTTCTTGGTTTTGTTGCTATACCGGGAAATTGCTGATTAAAATGCACTTGGTGTTAACGCAAATATTTCTAAAATGAGCAAAAAGTACTTTGTTCGCCCCACAAAAGTGCTATCATTCAATACCATTTGATTCAGAGGGAGGTAGCTAAAGCAAGAACTAAAGCAAAAGGCATAGTACCAACTCAGACCATTTTAAATAAGTTTACACAATAACCTTATTTGTGGTTTAGCAATTAATGCAGGTACTTTGCAAAAATAGTTTATAAAATTGCAACCACAGCTAGATGCTTGATTTGTGTAATTTCACTGAAACAAAAGCATTAGAGGATTAGAGAGCCTCAATGTAAAAATACTGTTTATACGTAGTAGTACAGATGTTTTAACAAATATTTTGGCCCTAAAGTATAAAATGAGATcatgaaataaaatacaatggCAAACCTAAAAACATCCCATAATTTATAATGTTAACATTTTGTGAAACATTAGGAGGTCCAGACCTCAGGACAACAAATGAAAAAGTCTCACCACTGTCGCAAGCCAAAACTCCTGAGAGTAAAGCTATGTAAAcaattacaaatatatatatatttttaaatttttattcatttatttttaaatatagttAACATTGCTTACTCAATAAAACACAGTAGTAACGTTCATTAGCTGAATTATTTGATAATCATAATACAGCATACATTCAAAAACAAATCTACACAGGAATTCAAGCAGATTTGCATAGGCAGATTGCAAGAGGGTTACTGGCAGACtgttgagtttgtgcacatcatACAAGAAGCAAACACATGCACATCACCATTCCACACTTAACATGCCAGCTGAGGTTTTGCACTAGCGGTTGATGCCGCCTCACAGTGCAGTGAGTGTACGGAAGATCTGTGTGAGGCAGAAGACAGATGCGGTAAGTGCAGTGCACTGTttggcaagcagcttggtgctcAGGTCGTGGCAACTACGCTTTCTGCCGGCTCTCTCTGCTGCCAGACAGAAGTCCCTGAATGAACGTGCCACATCTTGCAGTCCAGCAACTGCTTCGGCATTCCTCCGCTCACACCTGTCGCAACTAGAAAACCATATGCATGTGCCCGCCAACTCCACCAAGGTACGGAAACTATCAGCCAAAGAATTAAGCATTTCCTCTGGACTCTGGTCAATGGCCACCACTTTCTGGCAGGAAGTCGTCAACCGCCTTGCCTCAGTTTGAAGCACTTGCTTGTTCTCtgtaaagtgagaaacacacGTATCCCTTGGGTGGCAACCTCCTTGACCAGCCAAAGAACAGTCAGCGCTGCTATTTTCCAAGACAGAAAGAAGGTGGTCTACATCAGCACGTAGTACTTGGAACCCATTAGGCGGTTCAGGGTAACGTTGCTTTCCAAGGCTTTTAATGGTGTCCTTTTGTGTTTGGGTGTGAAGATACTCTGCATCAGATAGCGGTGAGAGGAGTGGACTGAGCTCGTTTGTTTGGGAGGATAGTATGGGGTGTGGACAGGAAGGAGAGTCTGTGGGAGAGGAGGAAAGAAGGGTTGATGTTGGAGGATCAGTTATGAGCGGAAGAGGTAATCTGGCACTTTGTATTTCACCACTGCCTTGACATGAGAACTCATAAACAGTCAAGTCCTCATCAAAACTGCCCTCTCTGTTAAAGCAGTTGGTGTAGCCTACTGGGCAACCACAAGGATCCATATTTAATCCCTCCACTACTGACTCACATCCAGATGTCAGCACAGAAGTGCATCCAACCTCAGGTTTCAAGTTTAAAGTAGTCCCTACCTCGGGCGAGATTTGGGATGGTTCCTCACAAAAGTTGAACGCCCTGCAGCCTGAAGAAAGGGGCTGCAATGCTTGTTCTGCTGGCCTACAAACACCCATCAAGGGCCTGTCACTGCTGGTCCTTTGCACATGAAAATGTAAACCTGGTCCATTTAAATTTTGTGTAGTCACCACAATCGGAGAAGGGCTGGGGGCTGAGTGTGGGCCTACTTTATAAACTGGAATGCTTTCAACAGTTGTTGTATCTAGCATCTTTGATACTGGTGGTACAGTTATTGGGCCAGGCGTGTCCATTGAAAGACCTGTTGGATCTCTTTGGAGGCAACCCAGCATGGATATTGGGGGCTCTGTTACTGGTTCGAGTGTATTCTTGTTAGGTttgggaaaaagtccatttggtTCATGTGGTTGGGTTTCATCCTGGACAGCTAAGAATGTCGTTTCATGGTCTACTAACATTTTATCTGTGGTTTCCTTTACTTCTGATATTAAGCTAGAGTTCTTGGCTGTGGTTGTTGCGACAAAGAACTCACAGTCTACTTCGGATCCTGTAACAGTGGAATCTGAATCATCTGACTCAACAACCTCTGTCATTGTCTCTCTggtttcatgaatgtttttcacAATGTGCAAGTTACCACTGTTGGCCACGCTGTCTTTAATAGGACTTGTGGCATTATTCTCCCATTCAACTTGGTTAAGGGTCTCTTGGGAACGTGACAAATAGAGAGGCAACTTTTGAATCTTTCCTCTAAGTGTGGAGGCAGACAAACGGCCCATGATGTTGGGGGAACAAGACTGAAAGATGAAATGAGTTGGCAGAGGAGGCTCTTTGGCAAGATCTTGGATCGTAGGGGTGTTAGGTTGAAGGGAGCTAGATTCAGCACCTGGAGAAGAGTCTCTATCTCTTGGTGTATTTAAAGTTTTGATCATACATAAAGTATTAGAAGCTTCAGTTTTCAAACCAGAAGTAAGCATTGTTGCAACCCCAAGCTTTGCGGTAATGGAGTTTATCGTATCAGTGTGTTCAGTATGAACATTACCTTTTGTGTGAGCTTCAGTGGTATTTTCAATATCAGATTTTATCAAAacatcatcatcaaaaacatCTGAGTTTATGCTGTCAGTAACTTCATCACTATCAGGCATAGCCATTGTAATCATATCAGTGGCTTGATCTTCATTTGTcgtaatttctaaatgtaattgTGTTTCTTTgacttcattttgtttttgctcaGCGTTGGATGAAGCCAAGTGCTGTAATTCTGTGCATTCTCTATGCAAACAGTCACTATCGGATTTATTGCAAGGCAGCATTGGGGGCCGAGGGGATGAAGGTGGCGGGGGTGGGGGCGAGGGGGAATAGGACGCAAGTGTTGAATCCTCCTCTTCAAATGAGTTTTGAATAGAAGCAATCCGGTGGACGTTCTTATTATCCAACTCTATCAGCTGTGATGTCAATTTGGTAGCTTCAAGCTCACCTTTACTGCAATAAATCAGTCcttttgaaatattttgtttttcagaaaccTCCGACAAGAAGATATGAGGTGGGAATGGTATATTTTCTGTCATCCGTTTCTCCTTGTCCGCCTCTGGTTTGTTCTCTCCTGTGCGCGCCTCGTCCCATCCTGTCTCTGGTCTGTCACCGCTGCAATCAGCAGTCTCCTTTCCATCTGGATCCACCCGGCATCGGACAACAGTGATGGAAGGAGCTACTATCTTAATATGATCCGTGATAGATTTTGATTCCATCGCATCAGGTTCCATCTCCATATCATGTTTCCTGTTCCTGCTTGCTGATGCCAGATGGTCACGAGCGCGCTCACTGGAACCAATATTAGAGAGAATTGGTTTTGACTCGAGCTGTGCTGGTTCCCCTTCAAAGTAAGTCAAACAGCAAACAGTAGAAGAATATTGATTAtctgcttgtcctaaaagttcagaATCAGAAGTCAGTGTGTAGGAATCAGTACCTTTGGCCAAAAAGTTGGTATTTAGCATGGAATGGACCTGGCTCTGCATTGATGTTGGTTCGGGTTCGGGATATGATACCCTGGAGGTATAATCTGTTTCCACATAGGAACGACGCTTACGGGATCTTTTTCTCAGCTCATACAATGCCTTTTTGTCACCCTCTTCCTTGTCATTTTGCTGTCTCTCCTCTTCTGAATTACCATCTTTCTTTGCATCTCCCACAGAGACTCTGATGTCACTGAGGTTGAGTGAATTGACAAAATGTACTTTCATTTCGGTGTAGTTATCTGTAAGAAAGAAAATAGAACAGGTAAAACTTAGTTCTGTAATACTGCAGTTGGTATGTTAAAACTGCTGCTATTTTGCTGCCTCTTGGAAggtcaattggggaaaaaaataatctcaAAGATTGTATGCAACTTCACTTATGTGTGCATATGGTTGTCATGATGGTAGCAACTATGTAATGACTATCCACTTTGTGAACCTCAACCACCAGATGGGAGACACACAGTAATAGTctacgtttttttttacattagcacactgtattttcatattATACTGCTTACAATCATTGaaatgaccagtgttgggcaggGTTAGgtaagttatagttactcactacttcttccaaaaagtagctaagttagtaactgaattactctatagtaaaagtaactagttaccagggaaagtgactactgtatttccgttactttaaaaagaagttgttgtatgtcaaagaatttgaaattttctgagcagtattcgagtcagttgaatagagaagaacagacaggaagttgtgttatagaatcttgtaatatttattgcacctcaccagcaacagatttatcctacacttgaagtgcaacaaaaataaacagatttgaattgcttaccacagatgtcgacaaaagctttgcccagggacataaattacactttacatgcatgtcctttcctttaatttcgaccaacttgaaatagtgtttatatctccacctcgtaaaggacaaattttcctctgaatgctctgtcatcatatccctctgcatctgttttgcgtgtgtgtgtttgccgcacgcgctgttacagtttgtacgtgcgctattaggctcgagcgtttacgtcacagaatggggaatcacgtgagatttgacaacaacgcagccatattggaagcaggtctggctcgcgggacattaaactttaacttgccagttcaataaagAGACGAACTCGTTACTaatgcgaagaacagatatgtgatcaaacttaaggatgtgaacaatgttgagccttatgagcaagccgaagacaaatggagtaaagatgatgacgggcttccacaattacgcgaaatggacattctgctgtatttattgtttgttgtATGTTACTCCAAACAATAAACTGAtctgcgattccgaaattacaaatcgctacaaagctacgaacagttttgctgcggatgggtgtaggacctgcacattatgacagtatcaaacggcaactccatcgttcttgcaaaggtaggctatgtgtgtttactattttcattgccatgaacctgaacgcaccctaagtcttggatgacaaataaacagcagagtagactcgcgacagctggtagtttcttcaatttattcaaagtaagtaacgcaccgcttttgaccgtcagtaacggtaacggcggaaaaaaataattagttagattaccccgttactgaaaaaaataacaccgtcaTGtgccggcgttatttataacggcgttattcccaacactggaaaTGACACACAAAACCACATACTTGTAAGGCAGTACTAGAGCAATTCCACCCTAAGACTGGCAAATCATTTAAGTAGGCCAGTACCAGAAACTTCACAGCAAAATTAAAATCACCTTTTAGATCCATGTCATCAGGTGATGTGAAGCCATCTCTGGCATCAAAGAACTCTTCATCAGAGCTGCTATCCCCAAAGCCAGGTGGTGGCTGGAGAATGGGAGCTGATTCCAGTTCATTAGTGTGACGCTGTTCCTCCTTAGTCTTCTCTTTGTCACTTCTCTTAGTATCATTCACAGGCTGGGGAAGGCTGCGAGCACTGTCAGGGGTGATGTTGGAGCAGAGTTTGTAGTAACAGCTGGCATCTCTCTGGTCAAAGTTGAACACAAATTCAGAGGAGGAAGATGCTGAGGACAAAGATGGGGACTGGGGGTGTCCTCTACTGCTGCTCTTCCCACTTGTTTTTGTTACTTCACCTATTTTGTTTACAGTATCGTCTTTGCTGCTATTTAGCATATTTCTCTTTTTCCAAGAGTCCTTTTCTTCATTCCGTTCATCATCACTGGCCTCTGGGGGGCTGGGGAGGAGATCCACAAAGCGAGAGAGCTCAGCAAAACATATGGTGTCATCGTCTTCAGTGTATGAGCTGGTTGACTGTTTAGTAAGGTGAATTTCAAGTGACGTAGGAACAGCTTCGAAATGTGTGTGGGGGGTTATGTCGTCTGACCTTCTGTTGTCCCCTTCATCATTATTGTAAGATGTGACGTGGAGAAGAGGATGGGAATGAGCAGGTGGAGGAACAAGTAGGTTGTCCTCAGAGTGTGAGTGAGTGAAAGGGTAAAGCTCAAGGGTTGAAGAGATCTGAGCATGATTTAGTGTTGAGACCATGGGCTGCATAGATGATGAGGAGCATGAAATCAAGTCATCTTCCTCTAAGAGGTCCAGCGAATCGCTGGAAGGACTAGTAACGACACGAGAGTCAGTATGACAGGAATCAGAGAGGGATGGCTGGTCCTCTGCTACTCCACTTCCCAATTTAGATTGCTGTGTCTCACTTTCAAGCTTCACATAATCCTTTTTTGTGTGTCCAGCAATCTGGGCTTCTTTCTCCTCAAGCAGTGTGTCCTCATTCTCACACTCAGgtaaatttttgtctttttcggtATCAGCATCTTTATCTTCTTTTTGCCTCTTGTCTGatgatttattatttctatATTCACTGTCGTGTTTGTTTCTCCTGGCGTGCCCTTCTCGTCTTTTCCTTGCCTCTGGGTCTGAAGAGGATCTGACACGTGGGCGGCGTTTGGCATTTACAGACACACGGGTGACAAGTGGCTCCATGTCTAAGTCAGACGAGTGGTCAGAATCACTACCACAACGTGACACATAACCTGTTGACCGAAAGACAAAATTATTTCAACAACTGAATGCATCAAATCAAGTCGAACCCCTGTATTTGGCGCTTTGCCCAAGTCCATAAACTAGTGGCTAATTTCTGATCTTCTTTACATTTACAGTAAGTACAGCTTTTCTTTAGTAAAGCTAAAGTGCCTCTCTAGTCACTTGTTTTCACAGTAATATTAATACAGGCAATTATCACAATCACTTCATCAAAAATGATTTTACCGAGAGGGGTATCGTTGAGCATTTGTGGGAACTGCTTACGGTCAGGTTACACCCGCTGATTGGAGGACGTGCACTGCCCTCTATTTTGAAATCATCTATTGTTCTAGGGCTAATGCAActtcttgtaaataaaaaagtacaatacagtgatccctcgctacctcacgcttcaaactttgcgccctcagtccgttgcggatttttttcctattgtcccgatctgatcacgtagtctcactctacATCCTgcggcttttcttggtcaggcagtgcactggagtttctTATAaaggttaacgatgattgacagacgctaAGGTTTGATTTTGCAAGAGATTCTTGGAAGCCGAAATTTCAAAGCGTTGCATGTGTCAATCTttctttaacttgttaaacagttgctatgGCAAATCATTTtgagtaagtgagcagcttgagcggatttgagtggacccactcaaataagcatttattaaagacaagcatctctactttattcttgtttaaaaataattcggtgggacagtaacatgtttaaaacctatcataattattacatttgaagtgcttaaaacccatgtattaaaatatatgcctagatacatttttttaaaatcatactttggggaaaaagtgaaaaaacatgtcttatatgttttcaatgctaaatctgaataaatacattgaacacacacacacacacaaaaaaaaaaaaaacattttttttgacttagctgtttttcacttatagcggcgggttctggtccccatgaaCTTCGAAAACCAAGGGTTCACTGTATGTGATTTGTGTATTGCAGCTCTCTATGTACCTTCCTCAGCAGACACTCTCTGCTTTTTGGGGACATCCAACCAGGGAAATATGTTGATATTGGGGTCAACAAACACTCGACAGTATCCTGCTATTAGGCATGACATATCCTTCGCTGCAACTGTCTCCAATAGTAATGTAATTGGCTGAGAGTGAGAAAGAACAGCATCATTAGGACAAAGACAGAGtgcattaaaaatgtattcaaagaaaaaaaaaatcttatgaaTGTTTTATGATGAATCacaattgaaataaaaacataacaGTCATTGGGCACCGCCTATAATCATTTTACCTCATGCTGCTACAGATAGCATGATATGAACAAATACGTAAGAATTCATGAACAATAAATTAGATAACAAAGAAGTAATTTTTATCTTatgttttaacaaataaaaaaatagttacacagttttttttgtattaattttttttaaatttttagtgTATTTTATGTAGGTTGCTTTTCTGATCCGGCAAACCAAAAGGTACTGCTGTAATTCTCGGGGACGAACAGTATATTATGCcaaaatgaaatttaatttcttcTAGTCTTACCATAATGTCTTGCAGGTATATCTTAACCAAGCTGACCTTGTCAGACTCAGGAATGAGCTCGAGGCGTGTGATGGTGGTAAACTCTGTGAGGGTGGACAGGATGCTAAGCTTGTTGTTGATCACCTGACTCACTCCATAACGTGCACCCACTAACAGTGTAACCGTGGACTCTCTGTCCTGGAGCTGAAGAGAAGGGAGGGAACTCACTTACCAAACAGATTTAAAATCTCAAAACGTCTAGGCAGACATGctgaattaactcattcactaccaaagaCGTCTAAACAATGTTGTTCATGATGTTCGCTCATAGctaaagaacaaaaaaagagTAGAAACAAACTTTTTATGACGAAAGATGGGAATTTATTCTTTCATTTTGAAGGATCTGTGTTCATCTAGCAAAAGACCACAATATTCTATGGCAATGGAAAGAAGGGGTTGTCTTGTGACATGATGTTTGGTAGTGAATATTGAAATGTAAAATATATCCTCACCATCATTGTTGCGCTAAAGGATTTCCCACCATAAGACTTGAGATCACTGAGCTCTTCCAGGTAATTTATACGAGCTTGGTTGACTGTCAGGCCCCTCTGTTTGGAATCATTTTCTGATTGGTTCTTCTTCAGCTGGAAATTAATGGCTTTCATCAAATCTTTCTCTCGCATGTTCCGCAGCAATGTGGATGATACAAAGTTGTCGATGCCCCAAGTCTTACTGTAGTAAACACATTAACACAAAACATGACTGAATGAGGGAattaaagatgaaaaaaatactttaaatacagtatacttTATATAATTACGTGACTATCTTCAGGTTGGTCTTTGGGGACAGTCCACAGCTTGCCAACCTTTCCTGGATGTGCAGTGCGCCAAGTCGCAGAGCAGTGTTACACCTCATTTCTACTGCAAAGCGCTCTTGCAGGACATCATTCACTCCCTTACACAAACAGAAACACACCACTCAGCCTCATATTTCTTGATTTACACCCATTTGCTTTTATCCTAAAGTGGCTGGATGATTGCCAGTCTCTTCTGTCTAGTTTAAGGAAGCTATCACAGTCCTAACTTGCAGTACAACAACAACCTCCTTACATTGGTCCCCACAAattcaattttaaaattgttgtattgatttttaaattattcaatgGCTGGGCCTTATTATATTTGTCTGATAGCCTCCTTTCAAGTCTCTAGCACAGACCTGATGAATGTTGGAATACCAACTTGaattatttaatatgttaaactAAATCTATGAGCATTTATGCCCATCCCTTTTCCAATGTTGAATAAAGAACTCACCCAAGGCATGTCTAAGGAATATTCAAGCATGTAAATGAACTTGTCCACAAAATGAGTTGCTTAATAACTAACGAAACACTACTCCACCATTCATATCATATCATGACATCTGCATAACTGCTGCCTGTCGTTGAAGTAATTACATTGAAGAGCTTAAAATTCAACGCCTCTAATTATATTTAGCACAGTACAAATAATTCAGTCGATAAACAAAATtccgctacagtggggcaaataagtatttagtcaaccactaattgtgccagTTCTTGAAAATAACTTgaatcttgaaaatattagagaggcctgtaattgtcaacatgggtaaacctcaaccatgaaagacagaatgtggaaacaaaacaaacaaaaaatcacattgtatgatttttaaagaatttatttacaaatcatggtggaaaataagtatttggtcaataccaaaagttcatctcaatacttttttatataccctttgttggcactaacggaggccaaacgttttcagtaggcttttcacacactgttgtgggtattttggcccattcctccatgcagatctcctctagagcagtatgttttggggctgtccttgggcaacacggactttcaactccctccaaagattttctatggggttgagatctggagactggctgggccactccaggacctttaaatgcttcttacgaagccactcctttgttgccctggctgtgtgtttgggatgatTGTCatcctgaaagacccagccacgtcagaccagtcgtcttggtccctttgcagaaaaacagctccaaagcatgatgtttccacccccatgcttcacagtgggtatggtgttcttcggatgcaattcagtattctttctcctccaaacacgagaacctgcgtttctaccaaaaagctctattttggtttcatctgaccataacacattcttcttctagtgaaccgcagacgggcctagacgtgtactttcatcagcagggggacacgtctggcagtgcaggatttgagtccctggcggcgcattgtgttactgatagtagcctttgttactgtggtcccagctctctgtaggtctctgtaggtccccccgtgtggttctgggatttttgctcaccgttcttgttatcattttgacgccacggggtgagatcttgcatggagccccagattgagagagattatcagtggtcttgtatgtcttccattttctaataattgctcacacagttgatttctttacaccaagcgttttaccaattgcagattcagtcttcccagcctggtgcaggtctacagttttgtctctggtgtccttcgacagctctttggtcttggccatagtggagtttggagtgtgactgactgagattatggacaggtgtcttttataccgataatgagttaaaataggtgccattaatacaggtaacgagtggagcctcgttagacctcgttagaagaaagacctctttgacagccagaaattttgcttgtttgcaggtgaccaaatacttattttccactctaatttggaaataaattcttcaaaaatcaaactatgtggttttctgtttttttttctccacattctgtctctcatggttgaacagttgatggttgactaaatacttattttccccactataTATCAGAATAGTGACTTTTGGCAAAGGGTTGGCATGATGCTAAATGACTGGTTTCCCAATATACTCTACCTGCAGGTAAAGATACTCAAAGGCAGTCGGATCATCTTGTAGCAGAGTCTCAGGTAGTTTTGGAATGAAACAAACACGAAATAGACATCTGTAGT from Corythoichthys intestinalis isolate RoL2023-P3 chromosome 8, ASM3026506v1, whole genome shotgun sequence includes:
- the LOC130920765 gene encoding FERM and PDZ domain-containing protein 1 isoform X2; the protein is MELQDRSRSPSRRTSRVEQVVGRWLRRSRELGSRSHSLSRDRVTIDGRPEEYMSTDGRNNPFRLNVLIQQDPKHKSHGLTLSSQMPILVQEVTQGGPADGRLIPGDQLVKINNVAVDDLTPEQAAEIIRECQDSLSVTILRKMLGPKSSFITPEKRAKLKSNPVKVRFAEEVEVNGHSQGNSLLFLPNVLKVYLENGQTKAFKFEPSTTVKDIVMTLKEKLSLRNIEHFSLVLEQQYSVTKLLLLHDEEKIQQVVQKKESRDYRCLFRVCFIPKLPETLLQDDPTAFEYLYLQGVNDVLQERFAVEMRCNTALRLGALHIQERLASCGLSPKTNLKIVTKTWGIDNFVSSTLLRNMREKDLMKAINFQLKKNQSENDSKQRGLTVNQARINYLEELSDLKSYGGKSFSATMMLQDRESTVTLLVGARYGVSQVINNKLSILSTLTEFTTITRLELIPESDKVSLVKIYLQDIMPITLLLETVAAKDMSCLIAGYCRVFVDPNINIFPWLDVPKKQRVSAEEGYVSRCGSDSDHSSDLDMEPLVTRVSVNAKRRPRVRSSSDPEARKRREGHARRNKHDSEYRNNKSSDKRQKEDKDADTEKDKNLPECENEDTLLEEKEAQIAGHTKKDYVKLESETQQSKLGSGVAEDQPSLSDSCHTDSRVVTSPSSDSLDLLEEDDLISCSSSSMQPMVSTLNHAQISSTLELYPFTHSHSEDNLLVPPPAHSHPLLHVTSYNNDEGDNRRSDDITPHTHFEAVPTSLEIHLTKQSTSSYTEDDDTICFAELSRFVDLLPSPPEASDDERNEEKDSWKKRNMLNSSKDDTVNKIGEVTKTSGKSSSRGHPQSPSLSSASSSSEFVFNFDQRDASCYYKLCSNITPDSARSLPQPVNDTKRSDKEKTKEEQRHTNELESAPILQPPPGFGDSSSDEEFFDARDGFTSPDDMDLKDNYTEMKVHFVNSLNLSDIRVSVGDAKKDGNSEEERQQNDKEEGDKKALYELRKRSRKRRSYVETDYTSRVSYPEPEPTSMQSQVHSMLNTNFLAKGEPAQLESKPILSNIGSSERARDHLASASRNRKHDMEMEPDAMESKSITDHIKIVAPSITVVRCRVDPDGKETADCSGDRPETGWDEARTGENKPEADKEKRMTENIPFPPHIFLSEVSEKQNISKGLIYCSKGELEATKLTSQLIELDNKNVHRIASIQNSFEEEDSTLASYSPSPPPPPPSSPRPPMLPCNKSDSDCLHRECTELQHLASSNAEQKQNEVKETQLHLEITTNEDQATDMITMAMPDSDEVTDSINSDVFDDDVLIKSDIENTTEAHTKGNVHTEHTDTINSITAKLGVATMLTSGLKTEASNTLCMIKTLNTPRDRDSSPGAESSSLQPNTPTIQDLAKEPPLPTHFIFQSCSPNIMGRLSASTLRGKIQKLPLYLSRSQETLNQVEWENNATSPIKDSVANSGNLHIVKNIHETRETMTEVVESDDSDSTVTGSEVDCEFFVATTTAKNSSLISEVKETTDKMLVDHETTFLAVQDETQPHEPNGLFPKPNKNTLEPVTEPPISMLGCLQRDPTGLSMDTPGPITVPPVSKMLDTTTVESIPVYKVGPHSAPSPSPIVVTTQNLNGPGLHFHVQRTSSDRPLMGVCRPAEQALQPLSSGCRAFNFCEEPSQISPEVGTTLNLKPEVGCTSVLTSGCESVVEGLNMDPCGCPVGYTNCFNREGSFDEDLTVYEFSCQGSGEIQSARLPLPLITDPPTSTLLSSSPTDSPSCPHPILSSQTNELSPLLSPLSDAEYLHTQTQKDTIKSLGKQRYPEPPNGFQVLRADVDHLLSVLENSSADCSLAGQGGCHPRDTCVSHFTENKQVLQTEARRLTTSCQKVVAIDQSPEEMLNSLADSFRTLVELAGTCIWFSSCDRCERRNAEAVAGLQDVARSFRDFCLAAERAGRKRSCHDLSTKLLAKQCTALTASVFCLTQIFRTLTAL